Proteins from one Bradyrhizobium sp. CB82 genomic window:
- a CDS encoding cold shock domain-containing protein, with product MPSGMVKKWVADRGFGFITPDAGGGDVFMHIKALPRGVEPHEGARVTYDVAQDAQSGKMQATNVRII from the coding sequence ATGCCGTCAGGAATGGTCAAAAAGTGGGTTGCCGATCGAGGTTTTGGATTTATCACGCCGGATGCTGGCGGAGGCGACGTCTTTATGCACATAAAAGCCCTGCCACGCGGCGTAGAGCCTCACGAGGGCGCGCGTGTGACCTATGACGTCGCCCAGGACGCCCAGAGCGGCAAGATGCAGGCGACCAATGTGCGGATCATCTAG